CCAGGTTAAAATTCAACAGGTCGAACGACAACTGGTTCAGGTCTTCTTTAGACTGTAATATCCATGCGAAATAATAAGTTCCTTCCGTATTGAATGTGTAGATCTCCTTCGCGCGTTCAACCTGTTCTTCTATCTTCATGGTCGGGTCTTTACCGTCAATGAAGTCGATGGTTTCCTGTGCCGCCGCCGCGACTTCAGTACCCGGATATCCATCCACGATCTTTTTCAGTTCATTCCGCATAGCCTCCTGGGTTCCTTTTATTCTTCCTTCGGATACAGCTCTCAGGTAGGCGAACCTGGCTTCCAGGACATCCTTGGGATAACGATCTATCGCTGCGCTGGCAATAGATATCGTTTGCTCGTAATTACCGGCGTTGAACTGCTGGTATGCCTGTTCATATAATTTTTCAGCTTCCCCCTTTTCCTGCATTAACCTGTCCAGATAAGTAGGATCCTGGATGATCTTAGCAAAAACGCTTTCGGGAGCACGGCTTAATAACAGGTTCTTGCTCTTTTCAGCAGCAGCACTATTGTTCAGCTTCGAATAAAGCAGATACAGGTAGTAATAAGACGGTTCTACAAATTCACTATCCGGATAACGGCGTATCAATTCTTCATATTGGGCAGCTGCCAATGCAGGCTCATCAAAATCGTTATTGTAGATATACCCTGAGGCATAGAGGGCTTCCAGAAGCATCTGGTTAGAAGCATGCATCATTGAGTCGGTAAGCGGCAGGTGCTGCGTGTAGTATTCACGGCTCCGGGTGTCTGTACTCTTTTGCGTACCTGTGGTTGCGTCCTCTTCCCCTTCCGTTTCCCCGGCAAGGTGGATATCGGTCAACGTTCCTTTATTTTTACGTCGCCAGTTATCCTCCAGGCCGCGTCGACCCCACTTCATTTGGAATTCGCCGATCCCCTGGCTCACTGTGGTCGGATTGTAAAAATACCATTGGGCTTTGGATGTCGGATCAGTCAGTGTTCGCTGCCGGCTCATGTTACTGTAATACTGCTGCATCCGGATGGCCTCACTCTCTTCCTGCATCCGTTCTTTGCGTTGTAGTTCGGTAATGATATTATCGATCAGTTTGTTCCTGTCGGCTTCCGGCATTCGTGCAATACGCTGTACGCTATCCTGGAATTGGATGGTATTCAGATTTTCCACCAGGGCATCCAGACTTGCCGCCTTGGATGATATTTGTATGTAATTGGGATAATCGGGCCTCATGTTCAGCATTGCGCTGTCATAATACGCCTGTGCAGGGACATAATCCCGGCGGTCATAGAACAGGTTACCCAATGTAAGGTATGATTTTGTTTTTTGCGGTAGGTTGGAGGTGGAGGCCAATGCCGATTTCTGATAAAATTCAATGGCTTTGTCCGTGTTTTCTTCATGCATTTCTATTTCAGCCAGCGCATAATATATCTGATCCAGGTAATCCGCATTTTTGCTGTCACGCAACATTTTGTTCAGTTGTTTCCTTACTTCCCTGATGTCTTCTCCGCTTCCCCTGGATGCTGACGCCAGGCTGATGGTTGCGTTAAAGGACATTTCATAAGGCGGATTCATCCGGATGACCTTTTTAAAATTTTCCGATGACCGGGCATAATCCTTCTGTTCATAATAAAGCTGTGCCAGTACATACCGGTAACGTAGCTTTGTTTTTTTTCCCCTGGCATTGACCAGGGCATTTTCCACATGTGTAATGGCTTCAGGATACTGTTGCTGTTTGATGTACAGATCGGCAATAGTCGCTTGCAACTCTGATTTCAGCGCTTTTTTATCGGGAAATTTATCGTCGTCCTGCAGTTCGGTTAATACCCTGGCTGCTTCCCGGTAATTCTTTTCCATCATTAATGCTTTTGCCTTCCATATCCGCGATTCATACAATATTTCCTCTTCCGGGAATTCGGTTTCCATGAAGTTGAATGTCTGTAAAGCAAAATAATAGTCATTGGCATACACATAGGTCTTTCCGATCAATAAATAACACTGATCCATGTACTTATTAAATTCCCGCTTATCATAAAATTTCTTGTCGGAAGGAGACATTCCCGATTTTTTGACTTTCGGCTTGGCCGTGATAGAGTGGATATTGATGGCCTTACTCGCTTTCTGTGCGGCTGTTCCCATGTCGCCGGAAACCGATTGGGCTACGCCTTCATCACCATATAGGAACAAGGATAATAATTGCGTATAATCATCATTCTTTGTTTCTTCCGCCCTTTTGATCCCCCTTTTGTAGCTTTCTTTGGCATTAAAAAGAATATTGAAACGGGTAGTGATGTTATGATAGGTACGGTTGATGGGGGTATTTTTCCTCGTACTGCAGCCGTTAAAAGATAACGGCAGTATGATACACAACAATATGATATAAACAACTGTATTTTTCAAACTCACGGAGATATGGTTCTTCTATCCAATCAGATCAACCTGCAAAATAACAAAAAATGTCCGTATTTATTAACAGGTTTTTCAGAAAGATATTTTGTGACGGGTGTTTTTTTTCAAAATCATTGTAATTTTGTCTCCTGTTGGAGCTCTCTT
Above is a window of Bacteroidales bacterium DNA encoding:
- a CDS encoding tetratricopeptide repeat protein, whose amino-acid sequence is MKNTVVYIILLCIILPLSFNGCSTRKNTPINRTYHNITTRFNILFNAKESYKRGIKRAEETKNDDYTQLLSLFLYGDEGVAQSVSGDMGTAAQKASKAINIHSITAKPKVKKSGMSPSDKKFYDKREFNKYMDQCYLLIGKTYVYANDYYFALQTFNFMETEFPEEEILYESRIWKAKALMMEKNYREAARVLTELQDDDKFPDKKALKSELQATIADLYIKQQQYPEAITHVENALVNARGKKTKLRYRYVLAQLYYEQKDYARSSENFKKVIRMNPPYEMSFNATISLASASRGSGEDIREVRKQLNKMLRDSKNADYLDQIYYALAEIEMHEENTDKAIEFYQKSALASTSNLPQKTKSYLTLGNLFYDRRDYVPAQAYYDSAMLNMRPDYPNYIQISSKAASLDALVENLNTIQFQDSVQRIARMPEADRNKLIDNIITELQRKERMQEESEAIRMQQYYSNMSRQRTLTDPTSKAQWYFYNPTTVSQGIGEFQMKWGRRGLEDNWRRKNKGTLTDIHLAGETEGEEDATTGTQKSTDTRSREYYTQHLPLTDSMMHASNQMLLEALYASGYIYNNDFDEPALAAAQYEELIRRYPDSEFVEPSYYYLYLLYSKLNNSAAAEKSKNLLLSRAPESVFAKIIQDPTYLDRLMQEKGEAEKLYEQAYQQFNAGNYEQTISIASAAIDRYPKDVLEARFAYLRAVSEGRIKGTQEAMRNELKKIVDGYPGTEVAAAAQETIDFIDGKDPTMKIEEQVERAKEIYTFNTEGTYYFAWILQSKEDLNQLSFDLLNFNL